A single Anatilimnocola floriformis DNA region contains:
- a CDS encoding serine/threonine-protein kinase, with product MTTSPPDELLELALAEFLQAEESGQPITLSELLAKYPTVAGELAEFCNAHELLRSTAEPLRQSVQYLVQRWDHGGNDIDQSTLDVPRISVLGELREPAQFGDYELLEELGRGGMGVVYKARHRRLNRTVALKMILAGRFADESDLSRFRAEAQTAAALDHPGIVPIHEAGEVDGMPYFSMSYVEGTSLADLTRKEPLPAADAARLIRRIAAAVAYAHEQGVVHRDLKPANILLARDASGRFDPKITDFGLARRMDVDSRLTTTGQVLGTPSYMSPEQASGRPHDADAAADIYSLGAILYAVVAGRPPFVADSPMDVLLQVLESEPPPLRSLNATVPRELEWICLKCLEKRPADRYTTAADLAEDLDRFLRQEPPEARGGALIHQLRRWGRREPVFAAHIIGLSLILLLTQFIFIGHPDRDLDYHWPICLLILCWLGASGVLQLIARRQLASEVTAVLWSAVDVAFLSGLLGLVVAPRGLLFGGYHVLVCAASLYFHTRVVIATTLLAMAASTLLLIFRNDAGPWHYGVFLEATLALTGFFVSYHVWRLGILRDYYEERRPRW from the coding sequence ATGACTACATCTCCGCCTGACGAACTACTGGAACTCGCGCTCGCCGAGTTCCTGCAGGCAGAGGAGAGCGGTCAGCCGATTACGCTGAGCGAATTGCTGGCGAAGTATCCGACAGTCGCCGGGGAACTCGCGGAGTTTTGCAACGCTCACGAATTGCTCCGCTCAACTGCGGAACCGCTACGGCAATCGGTGCAATATCTGGTGCAGCGGTGGGACCACGGCGGCAACGACATCGATCAATCCACGCTCGATGTTCCGCGAATTTCAGTGCTCGGTGAGTTACGCGAACCTGCGCAGTTCGGCGATTATGAATTGCTTGAGGAACTTGGCCGTGGCGGCATGGGGGTCGTCTACAAAGCACGGCACAGGCGACTCAATCGCACGGTCGCCTTGAAAATGATCCTGGCCGGTCGCTTTGCCGACGAAAGTGATCTCTCGCGATTTCGCGCCGAGGCGCAAACAGCGGCGGCGCTCGATCATCCCGGCATCGTGCCGATTCACGAAGCGGGCGAAGTCGACGGCATGCCCTATTTTTCGATGAGCTATGTCGAAGGGACCAGCCTCGCCGATCTGACGCGCAAGGAACCCTTGCCGGCAGCTGATGCTGCACGATTGATTCGCCGCATCGCCGCCGCCGTGGCGTATGCTCACGAGCAGGGCGTCGTTCACCGCGATCTGAAACCGGCGAATATTTTGCTCGCCCGCGATGCGAGTGGGCGGTTCGATCCCAAGATCACCGATTTCGGCCTTGCGCGGCGAATGGATGTCGACAGCCGATTGACGACCACTGGCCAAGTCCTCGGCACGCCGAGCTACATGTCGCCCGAACAGGCCTCGGGCCGGCCGCACGATGCCGACGCTGCGGCAGACATTTATTCGCTCGGGGCGATTTTGTATGCGGTGGTCGCTGGTCGGCCACCGTTTGTTGCCGACTCGCCGATGGACGTGTTGCTGCAGGTTCTCGAGAGCGAACCGCCTCCCTTGCGTTCGCTGAATGCGACGGTGCCGCGCGAGCTCGAATGGATTTGTTTGAAGTGCCTCGAAAAGCGCCCCGCCGACCGCTACACAACCGCCGCTGATCTAGCCGAAGATCTTGACCGCTTCCTGCGACAAGAACCGCCCGAAGCCCGTGGCGGCGCGCTCATTCATCAGCTTCGCCGTTGGGGCCGCAGAGAACCAGTCTTCGCTGCGCACATCATCGGCTTGTCGTTGATTCTTCTGCTGACGCAATTCATTTTTATCGGCCATCCCGACCGCGACCTCGATTATCACTGGCCGATCTGTCTACTCATTCTTTGCTGGCTCGGTGCGAGCGGAGTGCTGCAGCTCATTGCCCGACGGCAACTGGCCAGCGAAGTGACTGCCGTGCTCTGGAGCGCCGTGGATGTCGCGTTTCTTTCTGGCTTGCTCGGTCTTGTCGTCGCGCCGCGCGGCTTGCTCTTTGGCGGCTATCACGTGTTAGTTTGCGCCGCCAGCTTGTATTTTCACACGCGCGTGGTGATTGCCACCACGCTCCTCGCGATGGCAGCGAGCACGCTGTTATTAATTTTCCGCAACGACGCTGGTCCGTGGCATTACGGTGTGTTTCTCGAAGCTACGCTCGCGCTAACCGGCTTCTTCGTCAGTTATCACGTCTGGCGACTCGGTATCTTGCGCGATTATTACGAAGAGCGCCGGCCACGCTGGTAG
- a CDS encoding protein-L-isoaspartate(D-aspartate) O-methyltransferase — protein sequence MQRLSIFAAAAVLFLSQAVASAQTRVQFEKMRQQMVDKVLVAGGIKDQRVLDVFRQIPRHEFVAVEHRQKAYFDMAIPIGDQQTISSPFIVAYMTQSLDPKPTDKVLEIGTGSGFQAAVLSPLVKEVYSIEIVEPLAKSAKRTLERLGYKNVITKAGDGYLGWSEHAPFDKVIVTCSPEEVPQPLVDQLREGGLIVVPVGERFRQTLYLMRKKDGKLEREALLPTLFVPMTGKAEDTRQVKPDPANPQVDNGSFEEKAFESGGQPGWYYEKQVTWQEMSNAPDGKHAITMQNTTPGLSAHILQGFGIDGRQVKNLEVSAWITTKDIVPDLKKDEAPLIAVTLYDSQRRELGHQLIGPVVGDTAWHEIKKVIKVPENAREGILRVGMFGATGTTSFDKIQFKKVDPK from the coding sequence ATGCAACGCTTGTCAATCTTCGCCGCTGCTGCCGTTCTGTTCTTGAGCCAAGCCGTTGCCTCTGCGCAAACGCGGGTCCAGTTCGAAAAAATGCGCCAGCAGATGGTCGACAAAGTGCTGGTTGCCGGCGGCATCAAGGACCAGCGGGTGCTCGATGTCTTCCGGCAAATTCCGCGGCATGAGTTCGTCGCGGTCGAGCACCGCCAGAAGGCCTATTTCGATATGGCCATTCCAATCGGCGATCAGCAGACGATTTCGTCGCCGTTCATCGTGGCCTACATGACGCAGTCACTCGATCCCAAACCGACCGACAAAGTGCTGGAGATCGGCACCGGTAGCGGCTTTCAAGCTGCCGTGCTCAGTCCGCTCGTTAAAGAAGTTTATTCGATCGAGATCGTCGAGCCGCTGGCGAAATCTGCCAAGCGCACGCTGGAGCGGCTGGGCTACAAGAATGTCATCACCAAGGCCGGCGATGGTTACCTCGGCTGGAGCGAACACGCGCCGTTCGACAAGGTGATTGTCACTTGCTCGCCCGAGGAAGTGCCGCAGCCGCTCGTCGATCAACTCCGCGAGGGTGGACTGATTGTGGTCCCCGTCGGTGAACGCTTTCGCCAGACGCTCTACTTGATGCGGAAGAAAGACGGCAAACTCGAGCGCGAAGCGCTGCTGCCGACGCTCTTCGTGCCAATGACGGGCAAAGCCGAAGACACTCGTCAGGTGAAACCCGACCCAGCCAATCCGCAGGTCGACAACGGCAGCTTTGAGGAGAAAGCCTTCGAATCGGGCGGTCAGCCCGGCTGGTATTACGAGAAGCAAGTCACCTGGCAAGAGATGTCGAACGCTCCCGATGGGAAGCACGCCATCACGATGCAGAACACGACGCCGGGCCTGTCTGCTCACATTTTGCAAGGCTTTGGCATCGACGGTCGGCAGGTGAAGAATCTCGAGGTGTCAGCCTGGATCACGACGAAGGACATCGTGCCGGATCTGAAAAAAGACGAAGCCCCGCTGATTGCGGTGACCCTTTACGATTCGCAGCGCCGCGAACTGGGCCATCAACTGATCGGGCCTGTGGTTGGCGACACGGCCTGGCATGAAATCAAAAAGGTGATCAAAGTGCCGGAGAACGCCCGCGAAGGGATTCTTCGCGTCGGCATGTTTGGGGCTACCGGGACGACCTCGTTCGACAAGATTCAGTTCAAGAAGGTGGATCCGAAGTAA
- a CDS encoding carboxymuconolactone decarboxylase family protein — protein sequence MYDKANLKKLKKIGQLAPEAWKGFLAFDEAAFKDGAIPAKYKELIAVAVAVTTQCPYCIEIHGDRAKKAGATEAELAEASLVAAAIRAGGAVTHATHLLE from the coding sequence ATGTACGACAAAGCCAACCTCAAAAAACTGAAGAAGATCGGCCAATTAGCCCCGGAAGCCTGGAAGGGTTTTCTCGCCTTCGACGAAGCAGCGTTCAAAGACGGCGCGATTCCGGCCAAGTACAAAGAGTTGATCGCGGTGGCAGTGGCCGTGACGACGCAATGCCCTTATTGCATTGAAATCCACGGTGATCGCGCCAAGAAGGCCGGCGCTACCGAAGCCGAACTGGCCGAGGCTTCGTTGGTCGCCGCCGCGATTCGCGCTGGCGGCGCTGTTACTCACGCGACGCATTTGTTGGAATAA
- a CDS encoding serine/threonine-protein kinase, whose protein sequence is MLTTTEQEVSPTITQGGDITPKEPNELISRYQEIVSEQRLNWTSHLHLNKRLGAGGQGVVYLTQLRGTDEFTLPAALKIFSPERFDDAAAYDDAMTRVARSSAQIAQIQHDNLLYVYNFVDRRRIRMLVMEWIDGYDLQDLLTMRMWERMRDRSSQRRWEYINRVIFTAGPTQPRLKPGMAVAVIRDCLSGLAALHRHGIVHGDIKPSNIMLKRTGIAKIIDIGSAFEYNAPPKYRPCTPAYAAPEVLENRECTPRSDLCSLGYVLIEMLAGCSPVAGVNDLRQLLEVRRNLPARLPEILPEEVVRCELLLSFIRGMIAPDPIRRFPSAEAADLLKEGAAAFQRQLVIGDLAAEYPNEIREWLDELKGMEAHDVAQNLSSW, encoded by the coding sequence ATGCTGACCACGACCGAGCAGGAAGTCTCACCCACGATCACGCAGGGTGGGGACATTACCCCCAAAGAACCGAACGAACTGATCAGTCGGTATCAAGAGATCGTGAGCGAGCAGCGGCTCAACTGGACTTCGCACCTGCATCTCAACAAGCGACTCGGCGCCGGCGGACAGGGTGTGGTGTATCTCACGCAACTGCGCGGCACCGACGAATTTACGCTCCCTGCCGCGCTGAAGATTTTTTCGCCCGAACGTTTCGATGATGCCGCTGCTTACGACGATGCGATGACCCGCGTCGCACGGTCATCGGCCCAGATCGCACAGATTCAGCACGACAATCTTCTCTACGTCTATAACTTTGTCGATCGCCGCCGCATCCGCATGCTGGTGATGGAATGGATCGACGGCTACGACCTGCAAGACCTGCTCACGATGCGAATGTGGGAGCGGATGCGCGATCGCAGCAGCCAACGCCGCTGGGAATACATCAACCGAGTGATCTTCACCGCCGGCCCGACGCAGCCGCGGCTGAAGCCCGGCATGGCAGTCGCAGTGATTCGCGACTGTCTTAGTGGTCTCGCGGCGCTCCATCGCCACGGCATCGTCCATGGCGACATCAAGCCGTCGAACATCATGCTCAAGCGCACGGGCATCGCGAAGATCATCGATATCGGTTCCGCCTTCGAATACAACGCGCCACCGAAGTATCGCCCCTGCACGCCGGCTTATGCGGCCCCCGAAGTTCTCGAAAATCGCGAGTGCACGCCGCGGAGCGACTTGTGTTCGCTCGGTTATGTACTGATCGAAATGCTTGCCGGTTGCTCGCCGGTCGCCGGGGTGAATGATCTTCGGCAACTCCTCGAAGTTCGCCGAAATCTGCCGGCCCGCTTGCCGGAAATTCTGCCCGAAGAAGTGGTCCGCTGCGAACTGCTGCTGAGTTTCATTCGCGGCATGATCGCGCCCGATCCCATTCGTCGTTTCCCCAGCGCCGAAGCGGCTGATCTGCTCAAGGAAGGCGCCGCTGCCTTTCAACGGCAACTGGTCATCGGCGATCTCGCGGCCGAATATCCGAACGAGATTCGTGAGTGGCTTGATGAACTCAAGGGCATGGAAGCGCACGACGTCGCCCAAAATCTTTCCAGCTGGTAA
- a CDS encoding HD domain-containing protein has product MQRSKLRRQITFEAARLMYSREESEYFRAKQKAAHRLCQGWVKPADLPSNAEIRDEVQALARLHEGDRRTDNLREMRIEALRMMRLLARFRPRLIGSVLTGHIRAGSDIDLHVFSDSIESVSHILDEQGLIYDVERKHVRKDNEERIFTHFHVQDRFPFELTMYPSDKAHYVFKSSITGSAIERTSINELEQFLEREYPELDINEAVQSAADRPDRFQVYQSLLLPLENVKQNLKYHPEGEALYHSLQVFDHMRDERPYDEECLLAALLHDIGKGIDPHDHVRAGLEALDGFITPRTRWLIEHHMDAQQALDGTLGQRAHRRLKESEDYDDLLVLAQCDRAGRQPGAQAPELEEALDYIRELGATFG; this is encoded by the coding sequence ATGCAACGCTCCAAGCTGCGAAGGCAAATCACCTTCGAAGCGGCTCGTCTCATGTACTCGCGGGAAGAATCGGAATACTTCCGCGCGAAGCAGAAGGCCGCTCACCGTCTCTGCCAAGGTTGGGTCAAACCCGCCGATCTCCCCAGCAACGCGGAAATCCGCGACGAAGTGCAAGCCCTTGCGCGCTTGCACGAGGGAGATCGGCGCACGGACAATCTCCGCGAAATGCGGATCGAAGCCCTGCGCATGATGCGACTCTTGGCGCGCTTCCGCCCGCGACTGATCGGCAGCGTGCTGACCGGCCACATCCGCGCTGGTAGCGATATCGACCTGCATGTCTTCAGCGACAGCATTGAAAGCGTGTCGCACATTCTCGATGAACAGGGGCTGATCTACGACGTCGAACGGAAGCACGTGCGTAAGGACAATGAAGAGCGGATCTTCACGCACTTCCACGTGCAAGACCGTTTTCCGTTCGAGCTGACGATGTATCCGAGCGACAAGGCCCACTACGTTTTCAAAAGCTCGATCACCGGTTCTGCGATTGAACGGACGAGCATCAACGAACTCGAGCAGTTCCTCGAACGAGAATATCCCGAACTCGACATCAACGAAGCCGTGCAAAGCGCCGCCGATCGGCCCGATCGGTTTCAAGTCTATCAAAGCCTGCTGCTGCCGCTGGAAAATGTAAAGCAGAACTTGAAGTATCACCCCGAAGGCGAAGCCCTCTATCACAGCTTGCAGGTCTTCGACCATATGCGCGACGAACGACCCTACGATGAGGAATGCCTTCTCGCCGCGCTGCTGCACGACATCGGCAAGGGGATTGATCCACACGACCACGTCCGCGCCGGACTGGAAGCGCTCGACGGTTTCATCACACCACGCACGCGGTGGTTAATCGAGCATCACATGGACGCCCAGCAAGCTCTCGACGGCACCCTCGGCCAGCGAGCTCATCGACGCCTGAAAGAATCCGAAGACTACGACGATCTCTTGGTCCTAGCCCAATGCGACCGCGCCGGTCGGCAACCCGGCGCGCAAGCGCCGGAGCTCGAAGAAGCGCTCGACTACATTCGCGAACTCGGCGCGACGTTTGGCTAA